Proteins co-encoded in one Flavivirga eckloniae genomic window:
- a CDS encoding BspA family leucine-rich repeat surface protein: MIKKIPLLVLLLLCYTSLQAQFKTTWQTTTANEPITIPTSGTGYNYTVDWGDTTPPETGITGSATHTYVVAGTYTVTITGTFPRISFSNSTPENKLKIQSIDQWGSQVWSSMVGAFNGCTNLQGKATDAPNLSMVRNMNTMFENASSFNQNIGNWDVSNVESMHSLFKGASKFDGDITGWDVSNVTSMTSMFDGASDFNQNIGDWDVSKVTTMAFMFRGAEDFDGNIGNWSDKVASVQTMRGMFIRATNFNQDIGDWDVSSVKNMRFMFGFATTFNQDLDWNVAAVTDMSNMFYAAINFNGDIKNWIVLNVEHMDDMFYQAAKFNQDIGGWDVTNVTRMDHMFAGAISFNQNLERWNVVSLTNARGMFSNVKLSMENYEALLEGWSNRSLQRNVVFDGGLSTYCKKKEARKKLIDTFEWRIRDGDEDCSLFDAQFVTTWQTTIANDPITIPTTGPGTGYNYTVDWGDTTPEETNQTGNATHIYATAGTYTVTISGDFPRIDFSNSTPANRLKIQSIEQWGTEQWLSMEGAFQGCENLIGKATDAPDLSRVGMSMERMFDGASSFNQDIGDWDVSEVTSMEYMFRNARSFNGSIGAWEGDVRNVTTMEGMFDGATAFNQDIGNWRVSNVTTMKNMFRGATSFNQDIAPWESTVSRVLNMEGMFEGATNFNQNIGNWYVYNVTNMQYMFRNAASFNGNIERWGASVSSVTNMEGMFDGATSFNKDIGGWYVYNVTNMKHMFRGATDFNGNIARWGDSVSEVTKMEGMFNGAISFNQNIGGWDVSKVENMTNMFAGVKLSTENYDALLKGWSRRLIKSNVTFHGGDSMYCNGEDERDRLETNFSWVITDGGKNCSLSTQDITPDTIKIVPNPTIAHIKIDLDDVIEQVNIYNLQGAEVMSQKQMDNKTMNLSQLSAGTYILKLQTDTATIVRKVVKK; this comes from the coding sequence ATGATAAAAAAGATACCACTTTTGGTACTTCTCCTATTGTGCTACACCTCATTACAAGCACAATTTAAAACGACTTGGCAAACTACTACAGCCAATGAACCAATTACTATACCTACAAGTGGTACGGGCTATAATTATACTGTAGATTGGGGAGATACCACGCCTCCTGAAACTGGTATTACAGGAAGTGCAACGCACACATATGTTGTAGCTGGAACTTACACCGTTACAATTACTGGAACTTTCCCCAGGATATCTTTTAGTAACAGTACTCCTGAAAATAAATTAAAAATACAAAGTATTGACCAATGGGGAAGCCAGGTGTGGTCCTCTATGGTAGGAGCTTTTAACGGCTGTACAAATTTGCAGGGCAAAGCTACAGATGCCCCAAATTTATCTATGGTAAGAAACATGAATACAATGTTTGAAAATGCCTCAAGTTTTAATCAGAATATTGGTAATTGGGATGTTTCTAATGTTGAGAGCATGCATAGCCTGTTTAAAGGGGCTTCAAAATTTGATGGCGATATAACAGGTTGGGATGTTTCAAATGTTACTAGCATGACGAGTATGTTTGATGGCGCTTCAGATTTTAATCAGAATATTGGTGATTGGGATGTTTCGAAGGTTACTACAATGGCGTTTATGTTTCGTGGTGCAGAAGATTTTGATGGAAATATTGGGAATTGGAGCGATAAAGTAGCCAGTGTTCAAACTATGCGAGGTATGTTTATAAGAGCAACAAACTTTAATCAGGACATAGGGGACTGGGATGTTTCAAGTGTTAAAAATATGCGTTTCATGTTTGGATTTGCTACTACCTTTAATCAGGATTTAGATTGGAACGTAGCTGCAGTTACCGATATGAGCAATATGTTTTATGCCGCAATAAATTTTAATGGAGATATAAAGAATTGGATAGTTTTGAATGTTGAGCATATGGACGATATGTTTTATCAGGCAGCCAAATTTAATCAAGATATAGGTGGTTGGGATGTAACAAATGTTACCAGAATGGATCATATGTTTGCAGGAGCAATAAGTTTTAATCAGAACCTTGAACGTTGGAATGTTGTAAGCCTTACCAATGCCAGAGGCATGTTTTCTAATGTTAAACTGTCTATGGAGAATTATGAAGCTTTGTTAGAAGGTTGGAGCAATCGTTCATTACAACGAAATGTCGTTTTTGACGGAGGACTAAGTACTTATTGTAAAAAGAAAGAAGCTAGAAAAAAGCTTATAGACACTTTTGAGTGGCGTATTAGAGATGGCGATGAGGACTGTTCGTTATTCGATGCACAATTTGTTACCACTTGGCAAACTACAATCGCGAATGACCCTATAACTATACCTACTACCGGACCAGGTACAGGTTATAATTATACTGTAGATTGGGGTGATACTACCCCCGAAGAAACTAATCAAACGGGTAATGCAACACATATCTATGCCACAGCAGGTACTTATACGGTTACAATTTCCGGAGATTTCCCTAGAATTGATTTTAGTAACAGTACACCAGCAAATAGATTAAAAATACAGAGCATAGAGCAATGGGGTACTGAACAATGGCTATCTATGGAAGGCGCCTTTCAAGGTTGTGAAAACTTAATAGGAAAAGCTACAGATGCTCCAGATTTATCTAGAGTAGGAATGAGTATGGAGCGTATGTTTGATGGCGCCTCAAGTTTTAATCAGGATATTGGAGATTGGGATGTTTCAGAAGTTACTTCTATGGAGTATATGTTTCGTAACGCCAGAAGTTTTAATGGAAGTATTGGGGCTTGGGAAGGAGATGTTCGTAATGTAACTACTATGGAAGGCATGTTTGATGGAGCAACTGCTTTTAACCAGGACATTGGGAATTGGAGGGTTTCTAATGTAACCACCATGAAGAACATGTTCCGAGGAGCAACAAGCTTTAATCAAGATATAGCACCCTGGGAAAGTACGGTTTCAAGAGTTCTCAATATGGAAGGCATGTTTGAAGGTGCCACAAATTTTAATCAAAATATTGGAAACTGGTACGTCTATAATGTAACTAACATGCAGTATATGTTTCGTAATGCTGCCAGTTTTAATGGAAATATAGAGCGATGGGGGGCTTCAGTTTCAAGTGTTACCAATATGGAAGGTATGTTTGATGGAGCAACAAGTTTTAATAAGGATATTGGAGGTTGGTATGTTTATAATGTTACTAATATGAAGCATATGTTTCGTGGTGCAACTGATTTTAATGGAAATATAGCACGTTGGGGGGATTCTGTTTCAGAAGTTACCAAAATGGAAGGTATGTTTAATGGAGCAATAAGTTTTAATCAAAATATAGGAGGCTGGGATGTTTCAAAAGTTGAAAATATGACAAATATGTTTGCGGGTGTTAAGCTTTCTACAGAAAATTATGATGCGTTGTTAAAAGGCTGGAGCAGACGTTTAATAAAAAGCAATGTAACATTTCATGGAGGCGATAGTATGTATTGTAATGGAGAGGACGAGCGGGACAGGCTAGAGACCAATTTTAGTTGGGTTATTACAGATGGCGGTAAGAATTGCAGTTTAAGCACTCAAGACATAACGCCAGATACAATTAAGATAGTGCCCAATCCAACAATAGCCCATATTAAAATAGATTTAGATGATGTAATCGAGCAAGTAAACATTTACAATTTACAAGGCGCCGAAGTCATGTCGCAAAAACAAATGGATAATAAAACTATGAATTTATCGCAGTTATCTGCGGGTACTTATATATTAAAGTTACAAACAGATACAGCTACAATAGTTCGTAAAGTTGTTAAGAAGTAA
- a CDS encoding M28 family metallopeptidase, protein MKKLLSIITTIMLISCGSQNKVSDGTNNKADATSKSRTIPVLKENVISSLEYLASDALEGRNTGSAGIEKAAVFIEDFFKKNNVQPYFETYRDSFYIKDIVGYNVVGYIEGQDAQLKNEFVILGAHYDHIGTAEPVNGDTIANGANDDGSGTVAVLEWAKYFSRSKSNKRSILFTLYAAEEMGLKGSGHLAKRLKEKGIDLYTMINFEMVGVPRAKQETMAYITGYKKSNMAEKLNHYAKDTIVGFLPQAKAYNLFMRSDNYPFFNAFKVPAQAISTFDFTNFDYYHHVDDEADKMDFEHMTSFMNKMIPAIEGMVNAETKEIKLNDE, encoded by the coding sequence ATGAAAAAACTATTAAGTATAATAACAACCATAATGCTTATAAGCTGTGGTTCGCAAAATAAAGTATCGGATGGAACAAACAATAAAGCAGATGCCACTTCTAAAAGTAGGACAATACCGGTATTAAAAGAAAATGTAATATCAAGTCTAGAGTATTTGGCTTCAGACGCGTTAGAAGGAAGGAACACGGGAAGTGCAGGTATAGAAAAAGCTGCTGTTTTTATTGAAGATTTTTTTAAGAAAAATAACGTTCAACCCTATTTTGAAACTTACAGAGATAGTTTTTATATTAAGGATATTGTTGGGTATAATGTGGTAGGATATATTGAAGGACAAGATGCACAATTAAAAAACGAATTTGTTATTCTGGGAGCACATTACGATCATATAGGAACAGCAGAACCGGTTAATGGAGATACTATAGCCAACGGTGCAAATGACGATGGTTCTGGTACCGTGGCCGTTTTAGAGTGGGCAAAATATTTTTCCAGATCCAAAAGCAATAAACGAAGTATCCTGTTTACATTGTATGCAGCAGAAGAAATGGGTTTAAAGGGCTCAGGTCATTTGGCAAAACGATTGAAAGAAAAAGGAATTGATTTATATACCATGATTAATTTCGAAATGGTTGGTGTTCCAAGAGCTAAACAAGAAACCATGGCTTATATAACAGGGTATAAAAAATCTAATATGGCGGAAAAACTTAACCATTATGCCAAGGATACTATTGTTGGGTTTTTACCACAGGCTAAAGCGTATAATCTGTTTATGCGATCGGATAACTATCCTTTTTTTAATGCGTTTAAAGTGCCGGCTCAAGCCATTTCCACATTCGATTTTACCAACTTCGATTATTACCACCATGTAGACGACGAAGCCGATAAAATGGATTTTGAACACATGACGTCCTTTATGAATAAAATGATTCCAGCTATAGAAGGCATGGTAAATGCCGAAACCAAGGAAATAAAATTAAACGATGAGTAA
- a CDS encoding SDR family NAD(P)-dependent oxidoreductase, translated as MSKNIIITGTSRGIGFELVQLFAKADYNVLALSRNSKPIEALELKNVIALSFDLSKKDDYKKVESFIGSNWKQVDVLIHNAGTLLNKPFVETSMEDFEHVYKTNVFGVTELTRIAIPFMQRTSHVVTISSMGGVQGSMKFPGLAAYSSSKGAVITLTELLAEEYKETGPSFNVLALGAVQTEMLEEAFPGYQAPTTALEMAQYIFDFSLNGNKYYNGKILQVSSSTP; from the coding sequence ATGAGTAAAAATATAATCATTACAGGAACAAGTAGAGGGATTGGATTCGAGTTGGTACAATTATTTGCTAAGGCAGATTATAATGTGCTTGCTCTATCTAGAAACAGCAAGCCAATTGAAGCGCTCGAGTTAAAAAATGTAATAGCATTATCATTCGATTTAAGTAAAAAAGACGATTATAAAAAAGTAGAAAGCTTTATTGGCTCTAATTGGAAACAAGTAGATGTGTTAATACATAATGCAGGAACGTTGCTCAATAAGCCTTTTGTTGAAACATCAATGGAAGATTTTGAACACGTATACAAAACCAATGTTTTTGGAGTAACCGAACTAACCCGAATAGCCATACCGTTTATGCAACGTACTAGCCATGTGGTAACCATTAGCTCTATGGGAGGTGTACAAGGTAGTATGAAGTTCCCGGGATTGGCTGCCTATAGTTCTAGTAAAGGCGCGGTTATTACTTTAACCGAACTACTAGCAGAAGAATATAAAGAAACAGGCCCATCGTTTAATGTGCTAGCCTTAGGAGCTGTGCAAACCGAAATGTTGGAAGAAGCTTTCCCAGGATACCAAGCTCCCACTACCGCATTGGAAATGGCACAATATATTTTCGATTTTTCCCTAAATGGTAATAAATATTATAACGGAAAAATACTACAGGTGTCTAGCTCGACACCTTAA
- a CDS encoding gliding motility-associated C-terminal domain-containing protein, with product MSSLTKIQAQCVTDEKTIEICDITVVDSDPSPGSPDPDGIINLFDSYNAFPGVTPIDATMGTWFDPNFNFALDGVGNLHLWDLDRSSLAETNHQFHFLNASSGCPNDILIRFNVVVGPFSGYAKGAGTTGANIQVCDLNSTPRNRCNLEPDIDLFNALEPIPSPHLNGRWVYNGGGSGFVNLNGSYLTVTIPYSEGPSRVDEQTFHFTYIVPGMNPCDVEDQTDVSVSVVRKVFSGYSKNRRICEDVIKSGAYDADIDLRDDEFLALEDTDGTWIGDTFGQVTNPIDSRINIKDIYDQIIARDGIRFGCARAGYNYRVKQRSGVCEDTTSTVGFKIYEEIRQFTAKANPPSYCEDDTTQPASIDLYDLLEFETEVDPSTGLDVLFEYDNDAWTNWEFISGPSDLGLVSNTNLRAPPIGYSHLGTINLVNAPPGDYVFQYIVHPEYNCWPDFFQAYDYTPDYCDKTIDDNLPCGQKSEQVRFTIYPKLYAGENTSGAEFCETNPLMANPSGIQLIDLLDDNGVETIYRGVDGAWFDLNTGNRIPNPYTLPEISDQRTFRFEYITRTSEGCEDRATLSFTVFEEYQSGTGLPNRDVCDNNVPFDLFDELAGNPSTNGTWIGPSGYTTTTHNAIFTPGVSDEGDYTYTVPDNVNSSGTILCSGSSATITIKNHQAPNAGTGGDYLVCRSDSEIDLKDYLGASADSGGVFRNLDTGDLLSDSLLDVSQLPAGIYNFQYEIQGHASCHLETSQIGITIVEVPIPTATNQTFCAALGATILDLVATNGADFNWYDNIDDTTPLLMGTVLVDGEDYFVAAVNSDGCESPRIGITVEILPLDHKDCESCFKDGISVNGDGMNDEFDLCGLPNAFPNFELNIFNRFGTTVYKGDKNTPPFNGVSNVSLTLGKELPSGVYFYVFDPKNGFTEPIQGNFYLSR from the coding sequence ATGTCTTCATTAACGAAAATTCAAGCACAATGTGTTACCGACGAAAAAACAATTGAGATCTGTGATATAACTGTTGTAGATAGCGACCCTAGTCCGGGTAGTCCAGATCCAGATGGAATTATTAACCTGTTTGATAGTTATAACGCCTTTCCAGGGGTTACCCCAATAGATGCAACTATGGGAACTTGGTTCGATCCTAATTTCAATTTTGCATTAGATGGAGTAGGCAACTTGCACTTGTGGGATTTGGACAGATCTTCACTAGCAGAAACAAATCATCAATTTCACTTTTTAAATGCTTCATCAGGATGTCCTAATGATATTCTTATAAGGTTTAATGTGGTGGTGGGACCTTTTTCTGGTTATGCCAAAGGCGCTGGGACTACTGGAGCAAATATACAAGTTTGCGACTTAAACTCTACACCAAGAAATAGATGTAATTTAGAACCAGATATAGATCTTTTTAACGCTTTAGAGCCTATTCCGAGTCCGCATCTTAATGGCAGATGGGTGTACAATGGAGGTGGTTCTGGTTTTGTTAACTTAAATGGTTCATATTTAACAGTTACCATTCCATATTCAGAAGGACCATCTCGGGTTGATGAGCAAACGTTTCATTTTACTTATATAGTTCCGGGTATGAATCCTTGCGACGTTGAAGATCAAACAGATGTTAGTGTTTCTGTTGTAAGAAAAGTTTTTTCTGGATATTCAAAAAACAGACGTATTTGTGAGGATGTTATTAAAAGTGGGGCATATGATGCAGATATAGATTTAAGAGATGATGAATTTTTAGCACTGGAAGATACAGATGGTACCTGGATAGGGGATACTTTTGGTCAAGTAACTAACCCCATAGATTCCAGAATAAATATTAAAGATATTTATGACCAAATTATAGCTAGAGACGGTATTAGGTTTGGATGCGCAAGAGCAGGCTATAATTACAGGGTAAAACAACGTTCGGGAGTTTGTGAAGACACAACATCTACAGTTGGTTTTAAGATTTATGAAGAAATAAGGCAGTTTACAGCAAAAGCAAATCCGCCATCGTACTGCGAGGATGATACAACACAACCAGCTAGTATAGATTTATATGATCTACTTGAATTTGAAACCGAAGTCGATCCTTCAACAGGGTTAGACGTTTTATTTGAATATGACAACGATGCTTGGACGAATTGGGAATTTATTTCTGGTCCTTCAGATTTAGGTCTTGTATCCAATACGAATCTTCGAGCTCCTCCAATTGGATATTCTCATTTAGGAACTATTAATTTAGTAAATGCTCCTCCTGGCGATTATGTTTTTCAATATATAGTTCATCCTGAATATAATTGTTGGCCGGATTTTTTTCAAGCGTATGATTATACGCCAGATTATTGTGATAAAACGATAGATGATAATCTGCCATGTGGCCAAAAATCAGAACAGGTAAGATTTACAATATATCCTAAACTTTATGCAGGTGAAAACACATCGGGAGCAGAATTTTGTGAAACAAATCCTCTTATGGCGAATCCGTCAGGTATACAGCTAATCGATTTATTAGACGATAATGGTGTTGAAACTATTTATAGAGGGGTTGATGGAGCGTGGTTCGATTTAAATACAGGAAATCGCATACCAAACCCATATACTTTACCAGAAATTAGCGATCAGCGGACCTTTAGATTTGAATATATTACAAGAACCAGTGAAGGTTGTGAAGATAGAGCCACATTATCTTTTACAGTATTTGAAGAATACCAATCGGGAACAGGGTTGCCAAATAGAGATGTATGCGATAATAATGTACCCTTTGATTTGTTCGACGAGCTAGCCGGTAATCCTAGCACTAATGGTACATGGATAGGACCAAGCGGATATACCACTACAACTCATAATGCCATATTTACACCAGGAGTTTCAGACGAAGGTGATTATACTTATACTGTTCCAGATAATGTTAATAGTTCAGGAACAATTTTATGTTCTGGAAGCTCGGCTACTATAACAATTAAAAATCATCAAGCTCCAAATGCGGGAACGGGAGGTGATTATTTAGTGTGCCGATCCGATTCAGAAATAGATTTAAAAGATTATTTAGGGGCTTCGGCAGATTCTGGAGGCGTTTTTAGAAATTTAGATACTGGCGACTTATTATCCGATAGCTTGCTGGATGTTTCTCAATTACCAGCAGGAATATATAATTTTCAATATGAAATTCAAGGTCATGCTTCCTGTCATTTGGAAACATCCCAAATTGGAATAACCATAGTAGAAGTACCAATTCCTACAGCAACAAATCAAACATTTTGTGCTGCATTAGGAGCAACAATTTTAGATCTCGTTGCCACTAATGGAGCAGATTTTAATTGGTATGATAATATTGATGATACAACACCGCTGTTAATGGGAACTGTTTTAGTTGATGGAGAAGATTATTTTGTTGCAGCAGTAAATTCAGATGGATGCGAATCTCCAAGGATAGGAATAACAGTAGAAATTTTACCTCTAGATCATAAAGATTGCGAGAGTTGTTTTAAAGATGGGATCTCAGTCAATGGAGATGGAATGAATGACGAATTCGATCTATGTGGTCTACCTAATGCTTTTCCAAATTTCGAATTAAATATTTTCAACAGATTTGGAACAACCGTTTACAAAGGCGATAAAAATACGCCACCATTTAATGGGGTGTCAAATGTATCTTTAACACTGGGTAAAGAGTTACCATCTGGTGTTTATTTTTATGTGTTCGATCCTAAAAATGGTTTCACAGAACCAATACAAGGCAATTTTTATTTAAGTAGATAA
- a CDS encoding PorP/SprF family type IX secretion system membrane protein: MNIKLVLLFIICSLSAFSQQEPHYTQYMYNMSMVNPGYMINEPSIVQVGSLYRTQWVGIEGSPKTANVFGHIPLNDRIELTVNYLNDNIGGNINLSENVFNIDAAYKISLANDLNLSFGLKMGIDHLNFSALGSNVSNDPLFENTKKTVLNVGAGVFLFKHNYYVGLSSPNLVPSDLNVNSNIVYNDNPHAFLIGGYVFDINDDLKLKPSTVIKYVGGSPLSFDISANALYLNTFELGVSYRYQDATSGLVGVNITPNLKVGYAYDFNTSKLNNYNSGSHEFVLLYKFDVLGLSKKYASPRFY; encoded by the coding sequence ATGAATATAAAATTAGTATTACTATTCATCATATGTAGTCTGTCGGCATTCTCACAACAAGAACCCCATTATACCCAATACATGTATAATATGAGTATGGTGAATCCCGGGTATATGATTAACGAACCAAGTATTGTTCAAGTAGGAAGTTTGTATCGTACACAATGGGTTGGTATAGAAGGTTCTCCAAAAACTGCTAACGTATTCGGACATATACCATTAAATGATCGTATTGAATTAACTGTAAACTATTTAAACGATAATATTGGAGGAAACATAAATTTAAGCGAAAATGTATTTAATATAGATGCCGCATATAAAATAAGTCTCGCTAACGATTTAAACCTTTCTTTTGGTTTGAAAATGGGGATCGATCATTTAAACTTTAGTGCTTTGGGGAGTAATGTGAGTAATGATCCATTGTTTGAGAATACAAAAAAGACCGTATTGAATGTTGGTGCCGGTGTATTTCTTTTCAAGCATAACTATTATGTAGGGTTGTCTTCCCCTAACTTGGTTCCCAGTGATCTAAACGTAAATAGTAATATTGTATATAACGATAATCCACATGCTTTTTTAATAGGAGGTTATGTGTTTGATATTAATGATGATCTTAAGTTAAAACCATCTACAGTAATAAAATACGTAGGAGGATCACCTTTGTCTTTCGATATTTCTGCAAATGCCCTATACCTTAATACTTTTGAGTTGGGTGTTTCATATCGATATCAAGATGCAACATCGGGATTGGTTGGCGTTAATATAACACCCAATCTTAAAGTAGGATATGCTTACGATTTTAATACCAGTAAGTTAAATAATTATAACAGCGGAAGCCATGAATTTGTATTGCTCTATAAGTTTGATGTGTTAGGATTGAGTAAAAAATATGCATCGCCAAGATTTTATTGA
- a CDS encoding OmpA family protein, translating to MIKKITFIVITLFVIQGSFGQKRTRADRFFEKGDYINAAIYYEEELKKERHKKALENIATCYYNTFQYRLASRYLKQLVKGRFGEKDKTYNNEYNFKLYQVLSALGDYETGLDYFKKYKENASASLNKPESIEIIEEFKLKNPDYDIKKTRFNSDASDFGAVKHNDSVYFTSDRDTKKIFGKTYKWTHQPFLDIYVTKVNDKNDTIGSTIALPKTINSKLHEGNFCFSDDGNTIYVSRSNYTDGKKEFNDQSVNDIHLYKANRVEGKWSKLEKLSFNKNGFSYQHPALSPDGKKLYFSSNMEGGFGSFDLYYVPIAVDGVFGDPVNLGATINTANREHFPFISQEGNLFFASNGHLGLGMLDNFVSELVDGKFTIPINLGMPVNSRYDDFNLNYYNEKQGFFSSNRNKKNDDIFMFTQTGEIFIREYINMFEVRDLETKAYIPNAKVVLLDKNDKELYTNTLDSLAAFNMNLLAGNYLFKAEHEAYRPNDMNIRAIEEQDQKHILYLSKIPPPEPPDPIDVIITEKKIDKKLKEEDPERFALLTDTEGPPVVEKDGKLFFELEPIYFNFDMWNIRADSKVILDELAAKLERYPKIHLKISSHTDSRGTVRYNQILSERRAESTRNYLALEGYINARRMKFQGFGEQEPIVPCPMLECTEEEHQLNRRSEFEIVEY from the coding sequence ATGATTAAGAAAATAACCTTTATTGTAATTACCCTGTTTGTTATACAGGGATCATTTGGACAAAAAAGAACAAGAGCCGATCGTTTTTTTGAAAAAGGAGATTATATCAATGCGGCTATATATTATGAAGAAGAACTAAAAAAAGAACGACACAAAAAAGCTTTAGAGAATATAGCGACTTGCTATTATAACACCTTTCAATATAGGTTGGCATCACGCTATTTAAAGCAATTAGTTAAAGGGAGGTTTGGAGAAAAAGATAAAACCTATAATAATGAGTATAATTTTAAGCTATATCAGGTACTATCCGCTTTAGGCGATTACGAAACAGGCTTAGACTATTTTAAAAAATATAAGGAAAATGCATCGGCATCATTAAATAAACCAGAGTCTATAGAAATTATAGAGGAGTTTAAGCTTAAAAACCCTGATTATGACATAAAAAAAACACGGTTTAACTCAGATGCATCCGATTTTGGAGCGGTGAAACATAATGACAGTGTTTACTTTACTTCAGATAGGGATACTAAAAAAATATTTGGAAAAACTTATAAGTGGACGCATCAACCTTTTTTGGATATTTATGTTACCAAAGTAAATGATAAAAACGATACGATAGGGAGTACCATAGCTTTACCAAAAACCATAAACTCGAAGTTACACGAAGGCAATTTCTGTTTTAGTGACGATGGAAATACGATATACGTGTCTAGAAGCAATTATACCGATGGTAAAAAAGAGTTTAACGATCAGTCTGTAAACGACATTCATCTCTATAAAGCAAACCGGGTAGAAGGTAAGTGGAGTAAGTTGGAAAAGTTGTCATTTAACAAAAACGGATTTTCATATCAGCACCCGGCGCTAAGCCCCGATGGTAAAAAACTCTATTTCTCATCAAATATGGAGGGTGGTTTTGGAAGCTTCGATTTATATTATGTCCCTATTGCAGTAGATGGCGTATTTGGCGATCCCGTTAATTTAGGAGCTACCATCAATACCGCAAACAGAGAGCATTTTCCTTTTATTTCGCAAGAAGGAAACCTGTTTTTTGCTTCTAACGGACATTTAGGTTTGGGTATGCTGGACAATTTTGTGTCTGAGTTGGTTGATGGCAAGTTTACAATTCCAATAAATTTAGGAATGCCCGTAAATTCCAGATACGACGATTTTAATTTAAATTACTACAACGAAAAGCAAGGCTTCTTTTCTTCCAATAGAAATAAAAAGAACGACGACATTTTTATGTTTACCCAAACCGGGGAGATTTTTATCAGGGAGTATATCAACATGTTTGAAGTAAGGGATTTGGAAACCAAAGCCTATATCCCTAATGCCAAAGTGGTACTACTAGATAAAAACGACAAAGAGCTATACACAAATACCCTAGATTCTTTGGCGGCATTCAATATGAATTTATTGGCAGGAAACTATCTGTTTAAAGCAGAACATGAAGCGTATCGACCAAACGATATGAATATTAGAGCCATTGAGGAGCAAGACCAAAAGCATATATTGTATTTAAGCAAAATACCACCTCCGGAGCCGCCAGACCCTATAGATGTTATTATTACAGAAAAGAAAATTGATAAAAAACTTAAGGAAGAAGACCCCGAACGTTTTGCTTTACTCACCGATACCGAAGGTCCTCCAGTAGTTGAAAAAGATGGTAAGTTATTCTTTGAATTAGAACCGATATATTTTAATTTTGACATGTGGAATATTAGGGCAGATTCTAAAGTGATACTGGACGAATTGGCAGCTAAATTAGAGCGTTACCCTAAAATCCATTTAAAGATAAGTTCTCATACCGATAGTAGAGGAACGGTGCGTTACAACCAGATATTATCTGAACGACGTGCAGAATCTACCAGGAATTACTTAGCCTTAGAAGGTTATATAAATGCCCGTAGAATGAAGTTTCAAGGTTTTGGAGAACAGGAGCCCATTGTACCATGTCCGATGTTGGAATGTACCGAAGAGGAACACCAATTGAACAGGCGTAGTGAGTTTGAGATTGTGGAGTATTAA
- a CDS encoding HAD family hydrolase codes for MSKYKCVIFDCDGVLIDSESIAVGTMVDMANDLGANIEKEGAVAQFKGKSFGTCIEMISERIGAPVPETFEEDYRVKSFEAFKKDIQPIEGIKEVVENLKLPFCTASSGPENKIRLNLGITGLLPFFENNIFSCYTIGKWKPDPAVFLWAAETMGFKPSECVVVEDSLSGVHAAKRGGFDVFGFTAHDYHNELKSEATKVFRSMSDLLKML; via the coding sequence ATGAGTAAATATAAGTGCGTTATTTTCGATTGTGATGGTGTTTTAATCGATAGTGAATCCATAGCCGTTGGTACTATGGTAGATATGGCAAACGATTTAGGAGCCAATATTGAAAAAGAAGGTGCTGTTGCCCAATTTAAAGGGAAGTCTTTCGGTACCTGTATTGAAATGATTTCAGAACGCATTGGAGCACCTGTGCCAGAGACTTTTGAAGAAGATTACAGAGTAAAAAGCTTCGAAGCTTTTAAAAAAGATATCCAACCTATTGAGGGTATAAAAGAAGTGGTTGAAAACTTAAAACTGCCTTTTTGTACCGCATCCAGTGGTCCAGAAAATAAAATCAGACTTAATTTAGGAATCACTGGACTATTACCATTTTTTGAAAATAATATTTTTAGCTGCTACACCATTGGAAAATGGAAACCAGATCCTGCTGTGTTTTTATGGGCAGCAGAAACTATGGGTTTTAAACCAAGCGAATGTGTGGTGGTAGAAGATAGCTTGTCTGGAGTTCATGCAGCAAAACGTGGAGGTTTTGATGTGTTTGGGTTTACCGCACATGATTATCATAATGAGTTGAAAAGTGAGGCTACTAAAGTATTTAGAAGTATGTCTGACCTTTTAAAAATGTTGTGA